In one Halorubrum sp. CBA1229 genomic region, the following are encoded:
- a CDS encoding ABC transporter ATP-binding protein, producing the protein MSEGALPKKDAVLRVNDLQKSFGGLAATDHATFAVERGTITGLIGPNGAGKSTLFNLISGFYEPDGGTVEVNGTDVTGMEPYEVADHGLIRTFQTPRKLEGMTVREAMLVGPRKQPGESFLTLFTSPGSVDESESKNLAEAERILADFEIDHLAAQPATDISGGQMKLVELARAMLAEPEVLLLDEPVAGVNPTLAKKLKDQIRRLNEQGTTFLLIEHDMEFVMDLADPIVVLDQGHVLTEGTPEGVRNDDRVIDAYLGGGT; encoded by the coding sequence ATGAGTGAGGGCGCCCTCCCCAAGAAGGACGCCGTCCTGCGCGTCAACGACCTCCAGAAGTCGTTCGGCGGGCTCGCGGCGACCGACCACGCGACGTTCGCGGTCGAGCGCGGCACGATCACCGGACTCATCGGCCCGAACGGCGCCGGAAAGTCGACCCTCTTTAACCTCATCTCCGGCTTCTACGAACCGGACGGCGGGACCGTCGAGGTGAACGGGACCGACGTGACCGGGATGGAACCGTACGAGGTCGCCGACCACGGGCTCATTCGGACGTTCCAGACCCCGCGCAAGCTCGAAGGGATGACGGTCCGCGAGGCGATGCTCGTCGGCCCCCGGAAACAGCCCGGCGAGTCGTTCCTCACGCTGTTCACCTCGCCGGGGTCGGTCGACGAGAGCGAGTCGAAGAACCTCGCCGAGGCGGAGCGGATACTGGCGGACTTCGAGATCGACCACCTCGCCGCCCAGCCCGCGACCGACATCTCCGGCGGGCAGATGAAGCTCGTCGAGCTCGCGCGGGCGATGCTCGCCGAGCCGGAGGTGCTGCTGCTCGACGAGCCGGTGGCGGGGGTGAACCCGACGCTGGCGAAGAAGCTCAAGGACCAGATCCGGCGGCTCAACGAGCAGGGGACGACGTTCCTGCTCATCGAGCACGACATGGAGTTCGTGATGGACCTGGCGGACCCGATCGTCGTCCTCGATCAGGGACACGTCCTGACCGAGGGGACGCCGGAGGGGGTCCGTAACGACGACCGCGTCATCGACGCGTACCTCGGAGGCGGGACATGA
- a CDS encoding branched-chain amino acid ABC transporter permease — protein MTVLGYLANGLVFSSIIVLGSIGLSLVYSIADFANFAHGDTMTIGAYSALVTFGAVGGLGGAVLGLPYGFFVALVVGIAAAAVVAVATEKLIYEPLDVDSIGLLITSIGIAFIYRAVIQIRFGSDFTRFDLQPLRPIEALVPYGVRITLHDVAIFGSAVVLVVGLHVLLQYTDLGRKMRAMADNPDLARVSGIRTKRVKLWTWVIGAGLAGAGGVFLGLFNQLAPRMGFNLLLVIFAAVILGGIGSVYGAMAGGFLIGMINQLTPFFSNVVEALPIRPNWLATVIENMITIEYANAIAFVIMVVVLLVRPNGIAGEAAT, from the coding sequence ATGACCGTTCTCGGATACCTGGCTAACGGGTTGGTGTTCAGCAGCATCATCGTCCTCGGGAGCATCGGGCTGTCGCTGGTGTACAGCATCGCGGACTTCGCGAACTTCGCACACGGCGACACGATGACGATCGGCGCGTACTCGGCGCTCGTGACCTTCGGCGCGGTCGGCGGGCTCGGCGGCGCGGTGCTGGGACTCCCGTACGGCTTCTTCGTGGCCTTGGTCGTCGGCATCGCCGCCGCGGCGGTGGTGGCGGTCGCCACCGAGAAGCTCATCTACGAGCCGCTCGACGTCGACTCGATCGGCCTGCTGATCACGTCGATCGGGATCGCGTTCATCTACCGCGCGGTGATCCAGATCCGGTTCGGTTCCGACTTCACCCGGTTCGACCTCCAACCGCTGCGGCCGATCGAGGCGTTGGTCCCGTACGGCGTCCGGATAACGCTCCACGACGTCGCGATATTCGGATCGGCGGTGGTGCTCGTGGTCGGGCTCCACGTCTTGCTCCAGTACACCGACCTCGGTCGGAAGATGCGCGCGATGGCGGACAACCCCGACCTCGCGCGGGTCAGCGGTATCCGAACGAAGCGGGTCAAGCTGTGGACGTGGGTCATCGGCGCCGGGCTCGCCGGCGCGGGCGGCGTGTTCCTCGGACTCTTCAACCAGCTTGCGCCCCGGATGGGGTTTAACCTCCTGCTGGTGATCTTCGCGGCGGTGATCCTCGGCGGGATCGGCTCCGTGTACGGCGCGATGGCGGGCGGATTCCTCATCGGCATGATAAACCAGCTAACGCCGTTCTTCTCCAACGTGGTCGAGGCGCTACCGATCCGTCCGAACTGGCTCGCGACCGTGATCGAGAACATGATCACCATCGAGTACGCGAACGCGATCGCGTTCGTGATCATGGTCGTCGTGCTGTTGGTCCGGCCCAACGGGATCGCCGGGGAGGCTGCGACGTGA
- a CDS encoding branched-chain amino acid ABC transporter permease codes for MSLLDDPRAAVADLSRPEEWVLGVSVAFVLFLFVAMLTGALGPTYFLFLVGLAGMYSLLSFGLNAQWGFTGLINFSVAAFFGIGAYGTALMTASGSPIAGGFSPLVGLAVALVVALALALIIGIPTLRLRADYLAIASLGLAEVVRLIVLNERWLTNGSAGLRGIPSFFVGWPVLSTFPEAMPGLRLEVIPGSPVILETAFWQASLNVLLVLAFAGAAYFVLRRAHQSPWGRVLRTIRSDEDLARALGKNTYSFKMQSFILGSLIMALAGVFYAHLNLYVGPGDLDPITTFYAWVAVILGGSGSNRGALFGGIVIVTIREGTRFLNDVALPIDPAPLRLLLIGVVIVAVMRYRPQGVLPPQRELIWPSAVEGGGTPETPDSGVREQKGGGGDE; via the coding sequence GTGAGCCTCCTCGACGACCCGAGGGCGGCGGTCGCCGACCTGAGCCGCCCGGAGGAGTGGGTGCTCGGCGTCAGCGTCGCGTTCGTGCTGTTCCTCTTCGTCGCGATGCTCACCGGCGCGCTCGGTCCGACGTACTTCCTGTTCCTCGTCGGACTGGCGGGGATGTACTCGCTGTTGTCGTTCGGGCTGAACGCCCAGTGGGGGTTCACGGGACTGATCAACTTCAGCGTCGCCGCGTTCTTCGGCATCGGCGCGTACGGCACCGCGCTGATGACCGCGAGCGGCTCGCCGATCGCCGGCGGCTTCAGTCCGCTCGTCGGACTCGCCGTCGCGCTCGTCGTCGCGCTCGCGCTGGCGCTGATCATCGGTATCCCGACGCTCCGGCTCCGCGCCGATTACCTCGCCATCGCGTCGCTCGGGCTCGCCGAGGTCGTGCGGCTGATCGTCTTAAACGAGCGCTGGCTGACGAACGGCAGCGCGGGGCTGCGCGGCATCCCGAGCTTCTTCGTCGGGTGGCCGGTGCTCTCGACGTTCCCGGAGGCGATGCCGGGGCTCCGGCTGGAGGTGATCCCCGGGTCGCCGGTAATCTTAGAGACGGCGTTCTGGCAGGCGTCGCTGAACGTCCTGTTGGTGCTGGCGTTCGCGGGGGCCGCGTACTTCGTCCTTCGGCGCGCACATCAGTCGCCGTGGGGGCGCGTGCTGCGCACGATCCGCTCCGACGAGGACCTCGCTCGGGCGCTCGGGAAGAACACCTACTCGTTCAAGATGCAGTCGTTCATCCTCGGCAGCCTGATCATGGCGCTGGCGGGCGTGTTCTACGCACACCTGAACCTCTACGTCGGGCCGGGCGATCTGGACCCGATCACGACGTTCTACGCGTGGGTCGCCGTAATCTTAGGCGGTAGCGGCTCCAACCGCGGAGCGCTGTTCGGCGGCATCGTGATCGTCACGATCCGCGAGGGGACCCGATTCTTAAACGATGTGGCGCTGCCGATCGACCCCGCACCGCTGCGGCTGCTGCTGATCGGAGTCGTGATCGTCGCCGTGATGCGCTACCGGCCGCAGGGCGTCCTTCCGCCGCAGCGGGAGCTGATCTGGCCGAGCGCGGTCGAGGGCGGCGGAACGCCCGAGACGCCCGACAGCGGCGTCCGAGAACAGAAGGGAGGTGGCGGCGATGAGTGA